A stretch of Brassica napus cultivar Da-Ae chromosome C6, Da-Ae, whole genome shotgun sequence DNA encodes these proteins:
- the LOC106405660 gene encoding TIR-only protein, which translates to MISRVFDFMKKSKSSIQLNNTSFLDLLPSSSSTKPKALHDVFINHRGSDTKRNIATLLYDNLNARNLRPFLDSKNMKPGDKLFDHINRAILTSKVAVTVFSPNYCDSYFCLHELALIMESKKRVIPIFFDINPSQLDVMIEKVTCSDNEIQRFRWALQEAKDTVGLAFDSCKG; encoded by the coding sequence ATGATCTCTAGGGTTTTTGACTTCATGAAGAAATCTAAATCGTCCATTCAACTAAACAACACATCATTCCTCGATCTTCTcccttcttcatcatcaaccAAACCAAAAGCTTTGCATGATGTGTTCATCAACCACAGAGGATCCGACACAAAGAGAAACATCGCAACATTGCTTTACGACAATCTCAATGCCCGTAACTTACGTCCATTCTTGGATAGCAAGAACATGAAGCCTGGAGATAAGCTTTTTGATCATATAAACCGCGCCATTCTCACTTCTAAAGTCGCCGTAACCGTGTTTTCTCCAAACTACTGCGATTCTTATTTCTGTTTGCACGAGCTTGCTCTTATAATGGAGTCCAAGAAAAGGGTCATACCGATATTTTTCGACATCAACCCTTCACAACTCGATGTTATGATCGAAAAGGTGACATGTTCTGATAATGAAATACAACGGTTTAGATGGGCTCTTCAAGAAGCTAAAGATACCGTTGGGCTTGCGTTCGATTCCTGTAAAGGGTAA